The proteins below are encoded in one region of Sphingobacterium sp. R2:
- a CDS encoding outer membrane beta-barrel protein: MKRVLQMLLFFIFAIPGLASGQSKIAGKISDVKEQLKLSDATVMLLTAKDSILTGFTRSDENGLFSLTKPDTGAYILIVSYPKYGDFYTEIKSGVDYSKLAIGLTNTATLLQEVIVTGRIPITIKGDTTEYDAGSFKVEKNAKVEDLLKALPGITVDASGKITAQGKTVKKVLVDGEEFFGDDPTLVTRNIRSDMVDKVQVYEKKSEQAERTGVDDGQREQTINVKLKEGSKNGMFGKALLGGGTDDYYMGQLMLNKFKGSQKISVYGLFGNNGTTSMNWQDAQKYGGDSGVSYGDDGSMSWSNFTDPFSGQGVIGVPRAINSGVNFSDKFDKDKHTVNINYKYGRLSSDGNDETIMTGLINNKSVKNVDSENDQHRANLKYDLKLDSLNLLTIKGGASRKNLWSNNTREAYQFSQNADTTIAESTSELVKNNINEFDLSTYFTHKFKKKGRSFTFDGQWKRNEMKGTGHLKSDLKNYSLKTDSTTDQSKVRNNTSNVLSASISYTEPLTNSWNLVVGTGIEQSNSSSLVESFNKGDDGDYTQLDRRFSNNYDFDRSSNRYKFAIVHTSEKFKFTVANNFNNDKLKQFNNYTDEGITRSYFTYNPNVSAGYSFTKSKGLWLNYTGKNQLPSLSQIQPILDNSDQINRYLGNENLKPSFKNSLNLNYNSFRVLTGNYMYIGGNISTEKNPITQNIDTLNGINTYTWNNVDGKTNTSLNVWSGVYFKLSKKLGLSNSPQFYVNMSDNYNMFNHQLNKVNTTNFNFTYNFKRDTKTGLNFDLNLSPQYRLMKSSLERNTNSNGFVFSSNGSVEYFFNKTFKVYTNYTYSYEAATKAFDEKFEQFLLHPGVSKKFLKNESLVLDFTINDVLNQNKGFSRSASTSVFTQRRYDTIRRYYMLKLSWDFTKMFL; the protein is encoded by the coding sequence ATGAAGAGAGTTTTACAAATGCTCTTGTTTTTCATTTTTGCTATCCCTGGTTTGGCTTCAGGTCAATCCAAGATTGCTGGAAAAATAAGTGATGTAAAGGAGCAACTAAAGTTATCAGACGCAACAGTCATGCTATTGACTGCTAAAGATTCCATATTGACCGGCTTTACCCGATCGGATGAAAATGGTCTGTTTTCATTGACCAAGCCTGATACAGGAGCTTATATTCTCATTGTGAGTTATCCCAAGTATGGTGATTTTTATACGGAGATCAAATCCGGTGTGGACTATTCCAAATTGGCTATTGGTCTAACGAATACAGCCACATTATTACAAGAAGTTATTGTTACTGGCCGTATCCCAATTACCATCAAAGGGGATACCACTGAGTATGATGCCGGCAGTTTTAAAGTGGAGAAGAATGCAAAGGTTGAAGACCTGTTGAAAGCGTTGCCTGGTATCACGGTTGATGCATCTGGAAAAATTACTGCACAGGGTAAAACAGTAAAAAAAGTATTGGTAGATGGCGAGGAATTTTTCGGCGATGATCCGACGTTGGTAACACGCAATATCCGATCGGATATGGTCGATAAAGTTCAGGTTTATGAGAAAAAATCGGAACAGGCCGAGCGAACAGGAGTGGATGACGGTCAGCGTGAGCAAACGATCAATGTAAAGCTAAAAGAAGGTTCCAAAAATGGTATGTTCGGAAAAGCGCTTCTTGGCGGTGGAACCGACGATTACTATATGGGGCAATTGATGTTGAACAAGTTTAAGGGCTCGCAAAAAATATCAGTTTACGGTCTTTTTGGTAATAATGGTACTACCAGTATGAATTGGCAGGATGCACAAAAGTATGGTGGTGATTCAGGTGTATCCTATGGTGATGACGGTTCGATGAGCTGGTCTAATTTTACGGACCCTTTTTCTGGACAAGGAGTTATCGGTGTGCCACGTGCCATAAATTCAGGCGTTAACTTCTCGGATAAATTTGATAAGGACAAACATACAGTCAACATAAACTATAAATATGGAAGATTGAGTAGCGATGGAAATGATGAAACGATTATGACCGGTTTGATCAATAACAAATCGGTGAAGAATGTCGATTCTGAAAATGATCAGCATCGTGCCAATCTGAAATATGATCTCAAATTAGATTCGTTAAACCTTTTAACCATAAAGGGGGGAGCATCAAGAAAAAATCTTTGGTCAAATAATACGCGTGAGGCGTATCAGTTTAGTCAAAATGCAGATACGACCATTGCTGAAAGTACAAGTGAATTGGTTAAAAATAACATTAATGAGTTTGATTTGAGTACCTATTTCACCCATAAGTTCAAGAAAAAAGGACGCTCCTTTACATTTGATGGTCAATGGAAACGAAATGAGATGAAAGGTACTGGACATTTAAAGTCAGACCTGAAAAATTATAGCCTAAAAACAGATTCTACGACCGATCAAAGTAAAGTACGTAACAATACAAGTAATGTGCTAAGTGCTTCAATTTCCTATACTGAACCCTTAACCAATAGCTGGAACCTTGTGGTTGGAACAGGAATTGAGCAAAGTAACAGTAGTTCCCTTGTGGAGTCATTCAATAAAGGTGATGATGGCGATTATACTCAACTCGATCGTCGTTTCAGTAATAATTATGATTTCGATAGAAGTAGTAACAGATACAAATTTGCTATAGTCCATACAAGTGAAAAGTTTAAGTTTACTGTGGCCAATAATTTTAATAATGATAAATTGAAACAGTTCAATAACTATACAGACGAGGGGATTACAAGAAGTTACTTTACGTACAATCCAAATGTAAGTGCAGGCTATTCTTTTACGAAAAGTAAGGGGTTATGGCTGAACTATACTGGTAAAAACCAATTGCCTTCCTTGAGTCAGATCCAACCGATATTAGATAACTCCGACCAGATTAATCGTTATCTGGGGAATGAAAATTTAAAGCCGTCATTTAAAAATTCCTTAAATCTGAACTATAACTCATTTCGCGTGCTGACCGGAAACTATATGTATATCGGTGGTAATATTTCTACCGAAAAGAACCCGATAACACAAAATATTGATACATTGAACGGGATCAACACATATACGTGGAATAATGTTGATGGTAAGACAAATACTTCGCTGAACGTATGGTCTGGTGTTTATTTTAAGTTGAGCAAAAAACTTGGCCTTTCCAACTCGCCACAGTTTTATGTAAATATGAGTGACAACTATAATATGTTCAATCACCAATTGAATAAAGTAAATACCACGAACTTTAATTTTACGTATAATTTTAAAAGAGATACCAAAACAGGTTTAAATTTTGACCTGAACCTTAGTCCCCAGTACCGTTTGATGAAATCAAGTTTGGAGCGTAATACAAACAGTAATGGTTTTGTATTTTCCTCAAACGGAAGTGTGGAGTATTTTTTCAACAAAACATTTAAGGTTTATACCAATTACACCTATTCCTACGAGGCGGCCACCAAAGCT